A genomic window from Streptomyces sp. WMMC940 includes:
- a CDS encoding polyprenyl synthetase family protein codes for MTVVGPFGLSVRDQALEADVQTGLAAVESGLLDATKSEVPFITEAAQHLVRAGGKRFRPLLVMLAARFGDPDAPGIVPSAVVVELTHLATLYHDDVMDEAEVRRGVPSANARWGNSLAVLTGDFLFARASHILADLGPEAVRIQAEAFERLVTGQILETAGPRDGRDPVEHYLDVLRGKTGSLVAVSCRFGAMMSGADERITDVLTQYGERLGVAFQLADDVLDIASDSHESGKTPGTDLREGIATLPVLRLQEQAAAHGRPEDVELVELLAGDLTDDARHAEALARLRAHSALEQARRDTVRYAQEARAMLAALPECTARTALEELCDAVVHRAG; via the coding sequence GTGACCGTCGTCGGGCCGTTCGGGCTGAGCGTGCGGGACCAGGCTCTTGAGGCCGATGTCCAGACCGGATTGGCGGCCGTCGAGTCGGGGCTGCTCGATGCCACCAAGAGCGAGGTGCCCTTCATCACGGAGGCCGCGCAGCACCTCGTCCGGGCCGGCGGGAAGCGTTTCCGGCCGCTGCTGGTGATGCTGGCCGCCCGGTTCGGCGACCCGGACGCACCGGGGATCGTGCCCTCGGCCGTCGTCGTCGAGTTGACCCACCTGGCGACGCTGTACCACGACGACGTGATGGACGAGGCCGAGGTGCGCCGCGGGGTGCCGAGCGCCAACGCCCGCTGGGGGAACTCCCTGGCCGTCCTCACCGGCGACTTCCTCTTCGCCCGCGCGTCGCACATCCTGGCCGACCTCGGCCCCGAGGCCGTCCGTATCCAGGCCGAGGCGTTCGAACGTCTGGTGACCGGCCAGATCCTGGAGACGGCCGGTCCGCGCGACGGCCGCGACCCGGTCGAGCACTACCTGGACGTCCTCCGGGGCAAGACGGGATCGCTGGTCGCCGTGTCCTGCCGCTTCGGCGCGATGATGTCGGGCGCCGACGAGCGGATCACCGACGTCCTCACCCAGTACGGCGAGCGCCTCGGCGTCGCCTTCCAGCTCGCCGACGACGTCCTCGACATCGCGTCCGACTCCCACGAGTCCGGGAAGACCCCCGGCACCGATCTGCGCGAGGGCATCGCCACCCTGCCGGTGCTCCGGCTGCAGGAGCAGGCGGCCGCGCACGGTCGGCCGGAGGACGTGGAGCTCGTCGAGCTGCTCGCCGGCGATCTGACGGACGACGCCCGGCACGCCGAGGCACTGGCGAGGCTGCGGGCCCACTCGGCCCTCGAACAGGCCAGGCGGGACACCGTGCGGTACGCGCAGGAGGCCCGCGCGATGCTGGCGGCGCTCCCCGAGTGCACCGCGAGGACCGCTCTCGAGGAGCTGTGCGACGCGGTGGTCCACCGCGCGGGCTGA
- a CDS encoding CocE/NonD family hydrolase — MRIRTDYPYVTRQDDVRIPVPGVCGGTTLLHGRVWRPVTDEPVPALLEYLPDRLSDRTAASDRQRHPWYAGHGYASVRVDVRGHGNSEGVPGDEYAATGPADGAAVVEWLARQPWCTGRVGMFGVSWGGTGALQIAALAPEPLKAVVAVCSTDDRYDNDVHRVGGAVAAAGTASRAATLLAFGARPPDPLYAGEDWSRLWQTRLEALEPLHHTWLAHPARDAYWERGSVCEDYGAIRAAVLAVGGWQDPHRDTVLRLVRELDPARTRGIIGPWPHEYPDQERPPGPAIGFLQETLRWWDHWLRDDAPERAGHGGTGRPSAAGASTGAGTGTPTAAGDAIGVMAEPLLRIWVTESHPPATAYDELPGHWDGEPDWPSPRITPVAYALQGPPLVVDSPQQTGIDAGSFTPCGEDADLPPDQRDEDARSVSFEFAVAERTEILGRPRVVLRLRLDVPHGLAVARMCDVAPDGSSTLVTRGALDLSARTGRDRSVDWPAGATDAVSFELAAAGHAFAPGHRIRLAVSSAYWPWIWPRADSAGFTLHPDGSFLELPVRSGPAGPEAFGTIAFEAPEHAEPLGVVTPVTLDPPRPERLIVRDVARGEWRLELSDDRGTRVHPDGLELTERSTESYTIRERDPLSAGARCEWTIRLHRPEQSWDTTVETRSDIGCDEEHFITTDEVVCRHGREVVFHRTWQRRIPRSAG, encoded by the coding sequence ATGAGGATCCGCACCGACTACCCGTACGTGACCCGCCAGGACGACGTCCGCATCCCGGTGCCCGGCGTCTGCGGGGGCACCACCCTGCTCCACGGCCGCGTCTGGCGGCCGGTCACCGACGAGCCCGTCCCCGCCCTGCTCGAATACCTCCCCGACCGGCTGAGCGACCGGACCGCAGCCTCGGACCGGCAGCGCCACCCCTGGTACGCGGGGCACGGCTACGCCTCTGTACGCGTCGACGTCCGCGGCCACGGCAACAGTGAGGGCGTGCCCGGCGACGAGTACGCGGCGACCGGGCCGGCGGACGGGGCGGCCGTCGTCGAATGGCTCGCCCGGCAGCCGTGGTGCACGGGCCGCGTGGGCATGTTCGGGGTCTCCTGGGGCGGCACCGGCGCCCTGCAGATCGCGGCGCTCGCGCCGGAGCCGCTGAAGGCCGTCGTCGCGGTCTGCTCCACCGACGACCGGTACGACAACGACGTGCACCGCGTCGGCGGCGCGGTCGCCGCCGCAGGCACCGCCTCCCGGGCCGCGACCCTGCTCGCCTTCGGCGCCCGGCCGCCCGACCCGCTCTACGCAGGGGAGGACTGGAGCCGGCTGTGGCAGACCCGTTTGGAGGCTCTCGAACCCCTCCACCACACCTGGCTGGCCCACCCCGCCCGGGACGCGTACTGGGAGCGGGGCAGCGTGTGCGAGGACTACGGCGCGATCCGGGCGGCGGTGCTCGCCGTCGGCGGCTGGCAGGACCCGCACCGGGACACCGTGCTGCGGCTGGTCCGCGAGCTGGACCCGGCACGGACGCGGGGGATCATCGGTCCCTGGCCGCACGAGTACCCGGACCAGGAACGGCCCCCGGGCCCCGCGATCGGCTTCCTCCAGGAGACGCTGCGCTGGTGGGACCACTGGCTGCGGGACGACGCCCCGGAGCGCGCCGGGCACGGCGGCACGGGGCGGCCGAGCGCCGCAGGCGCCTCCACCGGCGCGGGCACGGGCACCCCCACCGCTGCGGGCGACGCCATCGGCGTGATGGCGGAACCGCTGCTCCGGATCTGGGTCACCGAGTCCCACCCGCCGGCCACGGCGTACGACGAACTGCCCGGCCACTGGGACGGCGAGCCCGACTGGCCGTCCCCCCGGATCACCCCGGTGGCGTACGCGCTCCAGGGCCCGCCGCTGGTCGTCGACTCGCCGCAGCAGACCGGGATCGACGCCGGAAGCTTCACACCCTGCGGCGAGGACGCCGATCTGCCACCCGACCAGCGGGACGAGGACGCCAGATCCGTGAGCTTCGAGTTCGCGGTCGCGGAGCGGACGGAGATCCTGGGACGTCCGCGCGTGGTCCTGCGGCTCCGACTGGACGTACCGCACGGGCTGGCCGTCGCCCGGATGTGCGACGTGGCGCCCGACGGCTCGTCGACTCTCGTCACACGGGGCGCGCTGGACCTCTCGGCCCGGACCGGGCGGGACCGCTCGGTCGACTGGCCGGCCGGGGCCACCGACGCCGTCTCCTTCGAGCTCGCCGCCGCCGGCCACGCCTTCGCCCCAGGCCATCGCATCCGGCTGGCCGTCTCCTCCGCCTACTGGCCCTGGATCTGGCCCCGTGCGGACTCCGCGGGCTTCACCCTCCACCCGGACGGCTCCTTCCTCGAACTCCCTGTGCGCAGCGGCCCCGCAGGCCCGGAGGCGTTCGGCACGATCGCCTTCGAGGCACCGGAGCACGCCGAGCCGCTCGGCGTCGTCACCCCCGTCACACTCGATCCGCCGCGCCCCGAACGGCTGATCGTCCGCGATGTCGCCAGGGGGGAATGGCGCCTGGAACTCTCCGACGACCGCGGTACCCGCGTCCACCCGGACGGCCTCGAACTCACCGAGCGGAGCACGGAGTCGTACACGATCCGGGAACGGGACCCGCTGTCCGCGGGGGCCCGGTGCGAATGGACGATCCGCCTCCACCGCCCGGAGCAGTCCTGGGACACCACGGTCGAGACCCGCTCCGACATCGGCTGCGACGAGGAGCACTTCATCACCACCGACGAGGTGGTGTGCCGGCACGGCCGCGAGGTGGTCTTCCACCGCACCTGGCAGAGGCGCATCCCGAGGAGCGCGGGCTGA